Proteins from a genomic interval of Streptococcus oralis:
- a CDS encoding ribosomal-processing cysteine protease Prp, whose amino-acid sequence MIQAVFERAEDGELRSAEITGHAESGEYGLDVVCASVSTLAINFINSIEKFAGYEPILELNEDEGGYLKVEIPADLPSHQREMTQLFFESFFLGMANLSENSSEFVQTRVITEN is encoded by the coding sequence ATGATACAAGCAGTCTTTGAGAGAGCCGAAGATGGCGAGCTGAGGAGTGCGGAAATTACTGGACACGCCGAAAGTGGCGAATACGGCTTAGATGTCGTGTGTGCATCGGTTTCTACGCTTGCCATTAACTTTATCAATTCTATTGAGAAATTTGCAGGCTATGAACCAATCTTAGAATTAAACGAAGATGAAGGTGGCTATCTAAAGGTTGAAATACCAGCGGATCTTCCTTCACACCAGAGAGAAATGACCCAGTTATTCTTCGAATCATTTTTCTTAGGTATGGCAAACTTATCGGAGAACTCTTCTGAGTTCGTCCAAACCAGAGTTATCACAGAAAACTAA
- the rplU gene encoding 50S ribosomal protein L21, with protein sequence MSTYAIIKTGGKQVKVEVGQAVYVEKLNVEAGQEVTFNEVVLVGGENTVVGTPLVAGATVVGTVEKQGKQKKVVTYKYKPKKGSHRKQGHRQPYTKVVINAINA encoded by the coding sequence ATGAGCACATACGCAATTATCAAAACTGGCGGAAAACAAGTTAAAGTTGAAGTTGGTCAAGCAGTTTACGTTGAAAAATTGAACGTTGAAGCTGGTCAAGAAGTTACTTTTAACGAAGTTGTTCTTGTTGGTGGTGAAAACACTGTTGTCGGAACTCCACTTGTTGCTGGAGCTACTGTAGTTGGAACTGTTGAAAAACAAGGAAAACAAAAGAAAGTTGTTACTTACAAGTACAAACCTAAAAAAGGTAGCCACCGTAAACAAGGTCACCGTCAACCATATACAAAAGTTGTCATCAACGCGATCAACGCTTAA
- a CDS encoding YoaK family protein: MRLLPIRKISRQSKRLALFLTFCAGYVDAYTFIVRGNTLVAGQTGNVVFLSVGLIQHNVSDASAKVMTLLAFMMGVLLLTIYKEKLRIVKKPILSVIPLAVLSLIIGFVPQTVENIYLVPPLAFCMGLVTTAFGEVSGIAYNNAFMTGNIKRTMLAFGDYFRTKHTPFLREGLIFVSLLSSFVFGVVFSAYLTIYYQEKTILGVPLMMSIFYFSMLFASWRKKGKEKA; the protein is encoded by the coding sequence ATGAGATTATTACCAATAAGAAAAATATCACGTCAGTCTAAGAGGCTAGCGCTTTTTTTGACTTTTTGCGCAGGATATGTAGATGCCTATACCTTTATCGTGCGAGGAAATACCCTGGTGGCAGGACAGACTGGGAATGTGGTTTTTCTATCAGTAGGACTCATTCAACACAATGTGTCAGATGCCAGTGCCAAAGTAATGACCTTGCTAGCTTTTATGATGGGAGTCCTTTTATTAACTATTTATAAGGAAAAATTGAGAATTGTTAAAAAGCCAATTTTGTCCGTAATTCCACTTGCAGTCCTGTCCCTAATTATAGGGTTTGTGCCGCAAACTGTAGAGAATATCTATCTCGTACCGCCATTGGCCTTTTGTATGGGATTGGTGACAACTGCTTTTGGAGAAGTGTCAGGGATTGCCTATAATAATGCTTTTATGACAGGGAATATCAAACGAACTATGTTGGCTTTTGGTGATTATTTCCGGACCAAGCATACGCCTTTCCTACGAGAGGGCTTGATTTTTGTTAGCTTACTTAGCAGTTTTGTCTTCGGAGTTGTTTTTTCAGCTTATTTGACGATTTACTATCAGGAGAAGACAATTCTAGGTGTTCCTCTTATGATGAGTATCTTTTACTTCAGTATGCTTTTTGCTTCTTGGAGAAAAAAAGGGAAAGAAAAAGCTTAA
- a CDS encoding Gfo/Idh/MocA family protein has translation MLKLGVIGTGAISHHFIEAAHASGEYQLVAVYSRKRETAATFASRYENIQLFDQLEDFFNSSFDVVYIASPNSLHFVQAKAALSAGKHVILEKPAVTQPQEWLDLRQTAEKNHCFIFEAARNYHEESFTTIKNFLADKQILGADFNYAKYSSKMPDLLAGQTPNVFSDRFAGGALMDLGIYPLYAAVCLFGKAQDATYQAQQLDNSIDLNGDGILFYPDFQVHIKAGKNITSNLPCEIYTADGTLTLNTIEHVRSAIFRDHQGNQVQLPIQQDPHTMTEEAAAFAQMIQRPDQTLYQNWLNDAGSVHDLLYTMRQTAGIRFEAEK, from the coding sequence ATGCTTAAATTAGGTGTTATCGGAACAGGCGCTATCAGCCATCATTTCATAGAAGCAGCCCATGCCAGCGGAGAATACCAGCTGGTCGCAGTCTATTCTAGAAAACGAGAAACTGCCGCAACCTTTGCTTCTCGCTATGAAAATATCCAACTCTTTGATCAATTAGAAGACTTCTTTAATTCTTCCTTTGATGTAGTCTATATCGCTAGTCCAAACTCCTTGCATTTTGTTCAAGCCAAGGCTGCCTTGTCTGCTGGTAAGCACGTCATTCTTGAAAAGCCAGCTGTCACTCAGCCACAAGAATGGCTAGATTTGAGGCAAACGGCTGAGAAAAATCACTGTTTTATCTTTGAGGCAGCTCGTAATTACCACGAGGAATCTTTTACTACTATCAAGAATTTTTTGGCAGACAAGCAAATATTGGGAGCAGATTTCAACTATGCCAAGTATTCATCCAAGATGCCGGACTTGTTGGCTGGGCAGACGCCAAATGTTTTTTCAGATCGTTTTGCTGGTGGAGCCCTTATGGATTTGGGGATTTATCCTCTCTACGCCGCTGTTTGCCTCTTTGGAAAAGCCCAAGACGCGACTTATCAGGCTCAACAGCTTGACAATAGCATTGACCTAAATGGAGACGGTATCCTCTTCTACCCTGACTTTCAAGTTCATATCAAAGCTGGGAAAAACATCACTTCCAATCTTCCTTGTGAGATTTACACAGCAGATGGAACCTTGACCCTCAACACGATTGAACATGTCCGCTCAGCTATTTTTAGAGACCACCAAGGAAATCAAGTCCAACTTCCTATCCAACAGGATCCTCATACAATGACTGAGGAAGCAGCTGCATTTGCACAGATGATCCAGCGGCCAGACCAGACGCTTTACCAGAACTGGCTGAATGATGCAGGTTCTGTTCATGACCTATTATATACCATGCGCCAGACTGCTGGCATTAGATTTGAGGCAGAAAAATGA
- a CDS encoding DEAD/DEAH box helicase → MKTKLPTEWQKLSDQLGFQEFTPIQTQLFEPILAGENLLGVSPTGTGKTLAYLLPSLLRLKKKKAQQLLILAPNTELAGQIFDVCKTWAEAIGLTAQLFLSGSSQKRQIERLKKGPEILIGTPGRIFELIKLKKIKMMNVETIILDEFDQLLDDSQIHFVEKITHYAPRDHQLVYMSATTKFDQEKIAANTRTIDLSDQKLDNIQHFYMQVDQRHRVDMLRKLAHVEDFRGLVFFNSLSDLGSAEEKLQYRDILAVSLASDVNVKFRKVILEKFKDKQLTLLLATDLLAHGIDIDSLECVVNFDVPRDMETYTHRAGRTGRMGKEGYVITLVTHPEELKKLKKFANVGEIVLKNQELYIK, encoded by the coding sequence ATGAAAACCAAACTACCGACTGAATGGCAGAAATTGAGCGACCAGCTCGGTTTCCAAGAATTTACCCCCATTCAAACTCAACTATTTGAGCCCATTCTTGCTGGAGAAAACCTCCTAGGAGTAAGCCCAACAGGAACTGGTAAGACCCTCGCTTACCTCTTACCAAGTCTTCTCAGACTGAAAAAGAAAAAAGCCCAGCAACTCTTGATTCTAGCACCAAATACAGAACTAGCTGGACAGATTTTTGACGTGTGTAAAACCTGGGCTGAAGCTATTGGTTTAACAGCTCAACTCTTCCTATCAGGTTCCAGTCAGAAACGCCAGATTGAACGCCTCAAAAAAGGACCAGAAATTCTGATTGGAACTCCTGGCCGTATCTTTGAGTTGATTAAATTGAAAAAAATCAAGATGATGAATGTGGAAACTATCATCCTGGATGAATTTGACCAATTGCTCGATGATTCTCAGATTCACTTTGTCGAGAAAATCACTCACTACGCACCTCGTGACCACCAACTCGTCTACATGAGTGCGACGACCAAGTTTGACCAAGAAAAGATTGCGGCAAACACGCGCACCATTGATCTCTCAGATCAAAAACTGGACAACATCCAACACTTCTACATGCAGGTAGACCAACGTCACCGAGTGGACATGCTGCGAAAACTGGCTCATGTTGAGGATTTTCGTGGTCTGGTCTTCTTTAACAGTTTGTCAGACCTTGGAAGCGCTGAGGAAAAACTACAGTATCGGGATATCTTGGCTGTTTCCCTCGCTAGTGATGTTAATGTTAAGTTTCGAAAAGTCATCTTAGAAAAGTTCAAAGACAAGCAGCTAACCCTGCTCCTTGCAACTGACCTTCTGGCTCATGGGATTGATATTGATAGCCTGGAATGTGTCGTAAACTTTGATGTTCCTAGAGACATGGAAACTTACACTCACCGCGCTGGCCGTACAGGTCGCATGGGTAAAGAGGGCTATGTGATCACTCTCGTAACCCATCCTGAAGAACTTAAAAAACTCAAGAAATTCGCAAATGTAGGTGAAATTGTTCTAAAAAATCAAGAACTCTATATCAAATAA
- a CDS encoding DUF1934 domain-containing protein — translation MKIRMRNRIQFDEQLEVIDQLYDVEVREKGDYSYLLFYNEEKEKVVLKFHQEELVMSRFSTPKTIMRFLKDSDSLAYIPTPMGMQEFIIQTSHYKLDGQKIELAYQLQNQEGHPFASYQLEITWG, via the coding sequence GTGAAGATTCGGATGCGAAATAGGATTCAGTTTGATGAACAGTTGGAAGTGATTGACCAACTCTATGACGTGGAAGTGCGTGAAAAAGGGGATTATAGCTATTTACTTTTCTACAATGAAGAAAAAGAAAAAGTGGTTCTCAAGTTTCATCAAGAAGAACTGGTGATGAGCCGTTTTTCCACTCCCAAGACCATCATGCGTTTTCTAAAGGATAGTGATAGTTTGGCCTATATTCCTACTCCAATGGGGATGCAGGAGTTCATCATTCAAACAAGTCACTACAAACTGGATGGACAAAAGATTGAGTTAGCCTACCAACTACAAAACCAAGAGGGACACCCCTTTGCCAGCTATCAATTAGAAATTACTTGGGGATAA
- a CDS encoding HD domain-containing protein: MNEKVFRDPVHNYIHVNNQVIYDLINTKEFQRLRRIKQLGTSSYTFHGGEHSRFSHCLGVYEIARRITEIFEEKYPEEWDPAESLLTMTAALLHDLGHGAYSHTFEHLFDTDHEAITQEIIQSPETEIHQVLLQVAPDFPEKVASVIDHTYPNKQVVQLISSQIDADRMDYLLRDSYFTGASYGEFDLTRILRVIRPVENGIAFQRNGMHAIEDYVLSRYQMYMQVYFHPATRAMEVLLQNLLKRAKELYPEDKDFFARTSPHLLPFFEKKVDLSDYLALDDGVMNTYFQLWMTSPDKILADLSQRFVNRKVFKSITFSQEDQDQLATMRQLVEEIGFDPDYYTAIHKNFDLPYDIYRPESENPRTQIEILQKNGELAELSSLSPIVQSLAGSRHGDNRFYFPKEMLDQNSIFASITQQFLHLIENDHFTPNKKE, translated from the coding sequence ATGAACGAAAAAGTATTCCGTGACCCAGTTCACAACTACATCCATGTCAATAATCAGGTCATCTATGACTTGATAAATACAAAAGAATTTCAACGTCTGCGCCGTATCAAACAATTAGGGACTTCCAGCTATACCTTCCATGGTGGAGAACACAGTCGCTTTTCCCACTGTTTGGGGGTCTATGAGATTGCTCGTCGTATCACAGAGATTTTTGAAGAAAAATATCCTGAAGAATGGGATCCTGCTGAGTCTCTCTTGACCATGACCGCTGCGCTCCTTCATGACCTCGGGCATGGTGCCTATTCCCATACTTTTGAGCATCTCTTTGATACAGATCATGAAGCCATTACCCAGGAAATCATCCAAAGTCCTGAGACAGAGATTCACCAAGTCCTACTTCAAGTAGCGCCCGATTTCCCAGAAAAGGTGGCTAGCGTCATCGACCATACCTATCCTAACAAGCAGGTCGTACAACTTATTTCTAGTCAGATTGATGCGGACCGCATGGACTATCTCTTGCGCGACTCCTATTTTACAGGAGCATCTTATGGGGAATTTGACTTGACACGGATCCTCCGAGTCATTCGTCCTGTCGAAAATGGGATCGCCTTTCAGCGTAATGGCATGCACGCTATTGAAGACTATGTCCTCAGTCGCTACCAGATGTATATGCAGGTTTATTTCCACCCCGCAACACGCGCCATGGAAGTCCTCCTACAGAATCTTCTCAAACGCGCCAAGGAACTCTATCCTGAAGATAAGGACTTCTTTGCACGCACTTCTCCTCATTTGCTACCTTTTTTTGAAAAGAAAGTTGATCTATCTGACTATCTGGCTCTGGATGATGGCGTGATGAATACCTACTTCCAACTCTGGATGACCAGTCCTGACAAGATACTAGCAGACTTGTCGCAACGCTTTGTCAACCGCAAGGTCTTTAAATCCATTACTTTTTCTCAAGAAGACCAAGACCAACTCGCAACCATGAGACAATTAGTTGAAGAAATCGGTTTTGATCCAGACTACTATACTGCCATTCATAAGAATTTTGACCTTCCTTATGATATCTATCGTCCCGAATCTGAAAACCCGCGGACACAGATTGAGATTTTACAAAAAAATGGTGAACTGGCAGAACTCTCTAGCCTGTCTCCTATCGTCCAATCCCTTGCTGGTAGTCGCCACGGAGATAATCGTTTTTATTTCCCAAAAGAAATGTTGGACCAAAACAGTATCTTCGCAAGTATCACCCAGCAATTTTTACACTTGATTGAGAACGATCATTTTACCCCAAATAAGAAGGAATAG
- the yidA gene encoding sugar-phosphatase: protein MSIKLIAVDIDGTLVNSKKEITPEVFSAIQDAKQAGVKVVIATGRPIAGVAKLLDDLQLRDEGDYVVTFNGALVQETATGHEIISESLAYEDYLDMEFLSRKLGVHMHAITKDGIYTANRNIGKYTVHESTLVNMPIFYRTPEEMADKEIVKCMFIDEPEILDAAIEKIPAEFDERYSINKSAPFYLELLKKNVDKGSAITHLAEKLGLTTDETMAIGDEENDRAMLEVVGNPVVMENGNPELKKIAKYITKTNDESGVAHAIRTWVL from the coding sequence ATGAGTATTAAACTAATCGCCGTCGATATCGATGGTACCCTGGTTAACAGTAAAAAGGAAATCACTCCGGAAGTCTTTTCTGCCATCCAAGATGCCAAACAAGCTGGTGTCAAAGTCGTGATTGCAACGGGTCGTCCTATCGCAGGTGTTGCCAAATTGCTGGACGACTTGCAGTTGAGAGACGAGGGTGACTATGTGGTAACCTTCAACGGTGCCCTTGTCCAAGAAACTGCTACTGGCCATGAGATTATCAGCGAATCTTTAGCCTATGAGGATTATCTCGATATGGAATTTCTCAGTCGCAAGCTTGGTGTCCACATGCACGCCATTACCAAGGACGGTATCTATACTGCCAATCGCAATATCGGAAAATACACGGTGCACGAATCAACCCTCGTCAACATGCCCATTTTCTACCGCACTCCTGAAGAAATGGCTGACAAGGAAATCGTCAAGTGTATGTTTATCGATGAACCAGAAATCCTCGATGCTGCGATTGAAAAGATACCAGCAGAATTTGACGAGCGCTACTCTATTAACAAATCAGCTCCCTTTTACCTCGAACTCCTTAAAAAGAATGTAGACAAGGGTTCAGCCATCACTCACCTAGCTGAAAAACTCGGATTGACCACAGATGAAACCATGGCGATTGGTGACGAGGAAAATGATCGTGCCATGCTGGAAGTCGTTGGTAATCCTGTTGTCATGGAAAATGGAAATCCAGAACTCAAAAAAATCGCCAAATACATCACTAAAACAAATGATGAATCCGGCGTTGCCCATGCTATTCGTACGTGGGTATTGTAA
- a CDS encoding DUF4365 domain-containing protein — MANNRKIETLGVSHLSTFIDKHELLQSYFDRNDKTSVWDGEIHVLKSPSEKKDEILGKVPVQIKTTRQKKDVLKSFSLDTRDLELYKSNGGVVLFVVWLNEDNGLRDIYYKSLPPLSIKNLLRKSKLKNKSTNKKKLSIEIFKLDDKKMYPMLVDFINNSQKQYSFINVEGISVEDISDDKTLKFYFYGQEKEEIFNYQEEHDLFIYYLDPITGIEIPLENTIKIVETEEETDLIIKIGDHVFQDVKRHRFPDGSVQLHFGESFTMSFDIKKKQFKFNYTRPDLLSKAIKCTQVFQELGKIGYFTLNGNKIELDERSIKDISSFDLEADIKGLLKISNFMKKMGIQKDVDLSCFDKQSQRNLNILYSGLVLKKKVALNYNESKLLHLNIANIHIITLYSFLSDKNGTMIDIFTETPWCREGETEDEDYLDISIFEVFEPNNWLKIDNCKIDSVIASYQRLVDNKLKYEGADRTILKIVIAADMAEDMTKRELLLNWAQCLSNWNLKYSQNSEMAIINDLQIKSRVRKLNSKEMEILSNILVNSNDNYELCFGSSVLLKSKPQADLFWNKLDNETKERYKDFPIYTLYMKLS; from the coding sequence TTGGCAAATAATAGAAAAATTGAGACATTAGGTGTTTCACATCTGTCGACATTTATAGATAAGCATGAGTTACTTCAATCTTATTTTGATAGAAATGATAAAACTTCAGTGTGGGATGGAGAAATTCATGTTCTTAAATCACCGAGTGAGAAGAAAGACGAAATATTAGGTAAAGTACCTGTTCAGATTAAAACCACTAGACAGAAAAAAGATGTGTTAAAATCCTTCTCATTAGATACTAGAGATTTAGAACTATATAAATCAAATGGTGGAGTAGTTTTATTTGTAGTTTGGTTGAATGAGGATAATGGTTTAAGAGATATTTACTATAAGTCATTACCTCCTCTTTCTATAAAGAATTTGCTCAGAAAGAGTAAACTAAAAAATAAATCTACAAATAAGAAGAAACTTTCCATAGAGATTTTTAAACTGGATGATAAAAAAATGTATCCAATGTTAGTGGATTTCATAAACAATAGTCAGAAGCAGTATAGTTTCATAAATGTCGAAGGTATTTCAGTTGAGGACATTTCTGATGATAAAACTCTAAAGTTCTACTTCTATGGTCAGGAAAAAGAAGAAATTTTTAACTATCAGGAAGAACATGATCTCTTTATTTATTATTTAGATCCTATAACTGGCATAGAAATACCTCTTGAAAACACAATTAAGATTGTAGAAACTGAAGAAGAAACGGATTTAATTATAAAAATAGGCGATCATGTTTTTCAAGACGTAAAAAGACATCGTTTTCCTGATGGGAGTGTACAGCTTCATTTTGGTGAAAGCTTTACAATGTCTTTTGATATAAAGAAGAAACAATTCAAATTTAACTATACTAGGCCGGATTTGCTGTCAAAAGCTATAAAGTGTACTCAGGTATTTCAAGAGCTAGGAAAAATCGGATATTTTACCCTTAATGGTAATAAAATAGAGTTAGATGAACGGTCAATAAAGGATATTTCTTCATTTGATTTAGAGGCTGATATAAAGGGATTGTTAAAAATTTCTAACTTTATGAAAAAAATGGGTATACAAAAAGATGTTGATTTATCTTGCTTTGATAAACAATCTCAAAGAAATCTAAATATTCTTTATTCAGGTCTTGTCTTAAAAAAGAAAGTTGCTTTAAATTATAATGAATCGAAATTACTTCACCTAAATATTGCTAACATCCACATTATAACTTTATATAGTTTTTTGTCAGATAAAAATGGAACTATGATAGACATTTTTACTGAAACTCCTTGGTGCCGGGAAGGAGAAACTGAAGATGAAGATTATTTAGACATTTCAATTTTTGAAGTATTTGAACCAAACAATTGGCTAAAAATTGATAATTGTAAAATTGATTCAGTTATTGCCTCATATCAAAGATTGGTAGATAATAAGCTGAAATATGAAGGCGCTGACCGTACTATTTTAAAAATAGTTATCGCTGCAGACATGGCAGAAGATATGACTAAAAGAGAGTTATTACTTAATTGGGCTCAATGTCTTTCTAATTGGAACTTAAAATACTCCCAAAATAGTGAGATGGCTATAATAAATGACCTTCAAATAAAATCTAGAGTTCGTAAATTAAACAGCAAAGAAATGGAGATTCTGAGCAATATTTTAGTAAATAGTAATGATAACTATGAACTTTGTTTCGGTTCATCAGTGTTATTAAAATCGAAACCGCAAGCTGATTTGTTTTGGAATAAACTGGATAATGAGACAAAAGAAAGATATAAAGACTTTCCTATTTATACTTTGTATATGAAATTATCGTAA
- the rplS gene encoding 50S ribosomal protein L19: protein MNPLIQSLTEGQLRTDIPSFRPGDTVRVHAKVVEGNRERIQIFEGVVIARKGAGISENYTVRKISNGVGVERIFPIHTPRVEKIEVVRYGKVRRAKLYYLRALQGKAARIKEIRR, encoded by the coding sequence ATGAATCCATTAATCCAAAGTTTGACTGAAGGTCAACTTCGTACAGATATCCCATCATTCCGTCCTGGTGACACTGTTCGTGTACACGCGAAAGTTGTCGAAGGTAACCGTGAACGTATCCAGATCTTTGAAGGTGTTGTTATCGCACGTAAAGGTGCTGGCATCTCAGAAAACTACACAGTTCGTAAAATCTCTAACGGTGTAGGTGTTGAGCGTATCTTCCCAATCCACACTCCACGTGTTGAAAAGATCGAAGTTGTTCGTTACGGTAAAGTACGTCGTGCGAAATTGTACTACTTGCGTGCACTTCAAGGTAAGGCAGCTCGTATCAAAGAAATCCGTCGTTAA
- the crcB gene encoding fluoride efflux transporter CrcB: protein MVIVYLAIACGFGALVRYFFSRYNQSSKLPLGTLIANLLGCFLIGLLYNHVESKEVYAILATGFCGGLTTFSTLNDELQKLLSDKKVFYSYFLLTYLGGFLAIFLGILL from the coding sequence ATGGTAATCGTTTATCTTGCAATCGCCTGCGGGTTCGGAGCCTTGGTTCGTTATTTCTTTTCCCGATATAATCAATCCTCAAAATTGCCCCTAGGAACTCTCATAGCTAATCTTCTCGGTTGTTTTTTGATTGGCTTACTCTACAACCATGTAGAGTCTAAGGAAGTCTATGCTATCCTCGCGACAGGTTTCTGTGGTGGGTTGACGACCTTTTCAACTCTGAATGACGAGCTGCAAAAACTGTTAAGTGACAAGAAGGTATTTTATAGCTATTTTCTCTTAACTTACCTAGGCGGTTTTCTAGCGATTTTTTTAGGGATTCTGCTATAA
- the crcB gene encoding fluoride efflux transporter CrcB, producing MKKEQFYPLGIFLAAIVGGLVRYLISTWLPASPEFPWGTLLVNYLGIICLVYLVKGYLVYKETSKGLVLALGTGFCGGLTTFSSLMLDAVKLLDTGRYLSLGIYLFLSIGGGLLLAYVLGRKKW from the coding sequence ATGAAAAAAGAACAATTCTATCCGCTAGGGATTTTTCTAGCTGCAATAGTGGGAGGCCTTGTCCGCTATCTCATTTCCACTTGGTTACCAGCTAGTCCAGAATTTCCTTGGGGCACCCTCCTTGTCAACTATCTGGGCATTATCTGCCTGGTCTATCTGGTGAAAGGCTATCTGGTCTATAAGGAAACTAGTAAAGGCTTGGTTTTGGCGCTGGGTACAGGATTTTGTGGTGGGCTAACAACCTTTTCTAGTCTAATGCTTGATGCCGTGAAACTGCTTGATACCGGGCGTTATCTTAGTTTAGGCATCTACTTATTTTTGAGCATTGGTGGAGGTCTGCTCTTGGCTTATGTTCTAGGGAGGAAGAAATGGTAA
- a CDS encoding chorismate mutase, with amino-acid sequence MNLDIIRQEIDQIDDQIVKLLEERMHLVEGVVAYKKASGKPILDSKREEVIFEKVKNRVEDKRYQETIVATFSDILKRSRDYQDQNIK; translated from the coding sequence ATGAACTTAGATATTATTCGCCAAGAAATTGATCAAATCGACGACCAAATCGTCAAGCTCCTAGAAGAACGAATGCATTTGGTTGAGGGGGTTGTCGCTTATAAGAAAGCATCAGGTAAGCCAATCTTAGATTCTAAGAGAGAAGAAGTTATTTTTGAAAAAGTCAAAAATCGAGTGGAAGATAAGCGCTATCAGGAAACTATTGTTGCAACTTTTTCAGACATTCTCAAACGTTCGCGTGATTATCAGGATCAAAACATCAAATGA